A region from the Gossypium hirsutum isolate 1008001.06 chromosome A08, Gossypium_hirsutum_v2.1, whole genome shotgun sequence genome encodes:
- the LOC107920441 gene encoding BOI-related E3 ubiquitin-protein ligase 1, translated as MAVQAQYPSNVLFLNRGGQEEHEFSLQQQAGGVFLNQPHMLFNNGTNNNINPRKRAREVTEGAAITTPMNSYSLQMQPPQLIELSQLHQPNVVFTGLQLSFGGDQQQYQNPNLQKQQHQHQQRQQNLVPSSTLFLSVVSDELATQIKRQREELDQFLQAQGKELRRTLAEKRNRHYHALLAAAEESVARRLREKEAEVEKATRRNAELEACSAQLSVEIQVWQAKARAQEATATSLQAQLQQAMIGCGAAAVTQDSRRGEEGIEGQAEDAESAYVDPERMVSSGPSCKACRTRVASVVLLPCRHLCLCTECDRVAQACPLCLAVRNSSVEVFLS; from the exons ATGGCTGTTCAAGCTCAGTATCCTTCCAATGTGCTCTTCTTAAACAG AGGTGGACAAGAGGAGCATGAATTTTCGTTGCAGCAACAAGCGGGAGGAGTTTTTCTTAATCAACCCCATATGTTATTCAACAATGGCACCAACAATAATATTAATCCAAGGAAAAGAGCAAGGGAAGTTACGGAAGGGGCGGCAATAACTACGCCCATGAATTCATATTCTTTGCAAATGCAACCGCCTCAGCTGATAGAGCTTTCCCAACTCCACCAACCGAATGTGGTTTTCACCGGCCTCCAATTATCTTTCGGCGGCGACCAACAACAATATCAGAATCCGAATCTTCAAAAACAACAACACCAACACCAACAACGGCAACAGAATCTTGTTCCCAGCTCCACTCTTTTTTTGTCCGTGGTATCCGATGAATTGGCTACCCAAATCAAACGCCAGAGAGAAGAATTGGACCAATTTCTTCAAGCCCAG ggaaaGGAATTACGGCGAACGTTAGCGGAGAAAAGGAATAGGCACTACCATGCGCTGTTGGCGGCAGCGGAGGAATCGGTGGCGAGGAGGTTAAGAGAGAAAGAAGCGGAAGTGGAGAAAGCGACGCGGCGGAACGCCGAGTTGGAGGCATGCTCAGCGCAACTAAGCGTAGAGATTCAGGTTTGGCAAGCGAAAGCCAGGGCACAGGAGGCAACAGCGACTTCGTTACAAGCACAGCTCCAACAGGCTATGATTGGCTGTGGGGCTGCTGCGGTGACACAAGATAGTAGGAGAGGGGAGGAAGGGATAGAAGGACAGGCGGAGGACGCCGAGTCGGCTTACGTGGACCCTGAACGGATGGTTTCTTCGGGACCATCTTGCAAGGCGTGTCGGACACGCGTCGCCTCGGTGGTGCTGCTTCCGTGTCGACATCTTTGCCTTTGTACAGAGTGTGACAGAGTGGCGCAAGCCTGCCCGCTTTGCCTCGCCGTTCGGAATTCTAGCGTTGAGGTTTTtctttcttga